The following is a genomic window from Dehalogenimonas sp. 4OHTPN.
GCGGTGGCCAAGGTGGCTTTTGCCCGCAAGGAACATCTGGCTTGCCTCCGGCCTTACGGTGAGACCCTGGTTCTCCACACCATGCGCTACCCCGGTGAAATCACCGAGGCGCCGGAGGTTGCGGAGAGTAGAGCCGCACCGTCGAAGGCAGAGATTAATATGGCTGTCTCACTCATCCGAAGCATGGAGGAACCTTTCAAACCGGAACAATACCGCGACGAATACCGGGCGGCGCTGGAAAAAATCATCGCCGCCAAGCTCAAGGGGAAGAAGATCGAGGCGCCAAAAACAGCTTCTGAGAAAGAAACCGAGGACCTCATGGCCGCTCTCGAAGCGAGTTTAGCCAAATCCAAGTCGAAGACACTGGCGGGAAAAGAGAAATAGACTGGGATTTAGAGTGATAGAAAAGAAACTCACATTCGATCCCGGTTCTGTGCCAGGAGCTGCCAAGTCACCGATGCCCGAAAATGTGGCGCCGATGCTGGCGACGCTGACCGGCGGGCCATTCACCGACCCCAAGTGGTACTTCGAGCCGAAACTCGACGGCTACCGCATCATCGCCCTGGTAAAACGCGGCAGGGCCAAGCTTCAATCCCGTAATTTCCAGGACTATACCGACGCTTTCCCGGGCATCGCCAGGGAGATGGACAACCAACCGGTTGAGGAGGCTGTTTTCGACGGGGAACTGGTCGCTCTAGATGAACGCGGGAAACCGTGCTTCCAATGCCTGCAGCAGCACGTTAAACAGAGGGGGGGCGGCGAGGAGAACCTTTACACATTCATCTACTATGTCTTCGACCTGATTCACCTCAATGGGTACGACCTGACCGGCGCCCCCCAAGCTGAAAGGGTAAAACTTCTCGATGATGTATTGATAACCGGAAAATCGGTAAAACGAGTGTCACGGCTTGAGGGCGACGGCGCCGAAATCTTCGCCGCGGCGGTGGGAGCGGGGATGGAGGGAGTCATCGGCAAACGCCGCGACGCCAAATATTACCCGGGGAAACGATCAGCCGAC
Proteins encoded in this region:
- the ligD gene encoding non-homologous end-joining DNA ligase, with amino-acid sequence MPENVAPMLATLTGGPFTDPKWYFEPKLDGYRIIALVKRGRAKLQSRNFQDYTDAFPGIAREMDNQPVEEAVFDGELVALDERGKPCFQCLQQHVKQRGGGEENLYTFIYYVFDLIHLNGYDLTGAPQAERVKLLDDVLITGKSVKRVSRLEGDGAEIFAAAVGAGMEGVIGKRRDAKYYPGKRSADWLKIKATQADEFIIAGYTAGQGNRAGAFGSLVLGQFDEGGGFNYVSNVGTGFNVTLLGELKTRMKQLVIEKSPFDHKLPLESAITWLKPILVAEVKFAERTHDGGLRAPVFLRLREDKPARDVRSQRSAEPRGKLRM